In Helicobacteraceae bacterium, one DNA window encodes the following:
- the hemJ gene encoding protoporphyrinogen oxidase HemJ gives MEDYYLWIKVVHIVAMISWFAGMFYLPRLFVYHAENRDNKEFARIVKIQERKLWKYISLPAFWTTLVAGLSMIAVRPELLQSGGWLHAKLTLVAALIGWFFYAGHLRKRLENDTCNKSGAFFRVFNEVPTLFLIAIVILTIIKPF, from the coding sequence ATGGAAGATTATTATTTGTGGATAAAAGTTGTTCATATTGTAGCCATGATTTCGTGGTTTGCGGGTATGTTTTATCTGCCGCGCCTATTTGTTTATCACGCCGAGAACCGCGACAATAAAGAGTTCGCGCGTATAGTCAAAATCCAAGAGCGCAAGTTGTGGAAATATATCTCTCTACCCGCCTTCTGGACGACGCTTGTCGCGGGATTAAGCATGATCGCCGTTAGACCGGAGCTGCTGCAAAGCGGGGGTTGGTTGCATGCGAAGCTAACGCTCGTGGCGGCGTTGATCGGCTGGTTTTTCTACGCGGGACATTTGCGTAAGCGGCTTGAAAACGATACCTGTAATAAGAGCGGCGCGTTTTTTCGCGTTTTTAACGAAGTCCCCACGCTCTTTTTGATAGCAATCGTTATATTGACGATCATAAAGCCGTTTTAG
- a CDS encoding arginyltransferase, which produces MLREFLGHTFVLRGKPCPYLPNWTSATEYCIGGVDGAMFAKLLLRGWRRFGHLFFRPVCAACDECKSIRIDPNRFEWSGSFRRVLSKGETALSMKIERPRVTDERLSLYERYHKERSATRGWEPESTDPMDYRSSFVECSENYGYEFSYYYLDRLVCVALTDILPVGVSAVYCYYEPEMRSLSLGTYSILRQLAFAKERGAKRLYLGYCVHGNASLSYKARFKPYEVLRGRPELDQAPTWE; this is translated from the coding sequence GTGTTGCGGGAATTTTTAGGTCATACTTTTGTGTTGCGCGGCAAGCCTTGTCCGTATTTGCCCAATTGGACTAGCGCCACCGAATACTGCATCGGCGGGGTGGATGGCGCTATGTTCGCCAAGTTGCTACTTCGAGGTTGGCGGCGGTTCGGTCATCTGTTTTTCCGCCCCGTATGCGCCGCCTGCGACGAGTGTAAGAGTATCAGGATAGATCCAAACCGCTTTGAGTGGAGCGGATCGTTTAGGCGAGTTTTGAGTAAGGGCGAAACGGCGCTTAGTATGAAAATTGAGCGCCCTCGCGTTACCGACGAGCGACTAAGCCTTTACGAGCGCTACCACAAAGAGCGATCCGCGACGCGCGGCTGGGAGCCGGAATCTACGGATCCAATGGACTACCGCTCTTCGTTTGTAGAGTGTTCCGAAAACTACGGATACGAGTTTTCTTACTATTATCTAGATCGGTTGGTTTGCGTCGCTTTAACGGACATATTGCCTGTAGGAGTTTCGGCGGTTTATTGCTATTACGAGCCTGAAATGCGTTCTCTATCTTTAGGCACGTATTCGATCTTGCGACAGTTGGCGTTCGCGAAAGAACGCGGCGCGAAACGGCTGTATCTAGGATATTGCGTGCATGGCAACGCCAGCCTGTCGTATAAAGCGCGTTTCAAACCATACGAAGTATTGCGCGGCAGACCAGAGTTGGATCAAGCGCCAACGTGGGAGTAA
- a CDS encoding HD-GYP domain-containing protein, translating to MEQIEIKEVSKDAAIIHTFKDSRYASEHARSDGTEIARILDDPTLSVNAKSRAVYDTTSKIINDLFDSEITPEKIHEAKNSVGAMLNGVISNQITIASLIKVSSYDYYTYTHCVNVCVYSAGLGKEIGLSPKEIELLGAGGIMHDLGKAKVDIDIVNKPGRLTDEEFTEMKRHPVYGYEILKDQFENDEIILTSVRHHHEKMNGSGYPDGIKGDNLSLYARIVAVCDIFDALTTKRSYKPALSTFEALTLMKDKMLAELDVKVLTYFIRMMGKG from the coding sequence GTGGAACAGATAGAAATTAAAGAGGTATCAAAAGACGCAGCGATTATCCATACTTTTAAGGATTCGCGCTACGCGTCGGAACACGCCCGATCGGACGGAACCGAAATAGCGCGGATTTTAGACGACCCGACCTTGTCCGTAAACGCAAAAAGCCGCGCCGTTTACGACACGACAAGTAAAATTATTAACGATCTGTTCGATAGCGAAATAACTCCGGAAAAAATACACGAAGCCAAAAACAGCGTGGGCGCGATGTTAAACGGCGTTATAAGCAATCAAATCACAATCGCTTCTCTGATAAAGGTTAGCTCTTACGACTACTACACATATACGCATTGCGTTAACGTCTGCGTTTATTCGGCGGGGCTTGGCAAAGAGATCGGCTTGTCGCCTAAAGAGATAGAGCTGCTTGGAGCGGGCGGCATTATGCACGATCTTGGCAAAGCGAAGGTGGATATAGACATTGTAAATAAACCGGGGCGGCTTACCGACGAAGAGTTTACCGAAATGAAAAGACACCCCGTTTATGGCTATGAGATATTAAAAGATCAATTTGAGAACGACGAGATTATCCTAACTAGCGTTCGGCATCATCACGAAAAGATGAACGGATCGGGCTATCCAGACGGTATTAAGGGCGATAATCTAAGTTTATACGCTCGCATCGTCGCCGTATGCGATATTTTCGACGCGCTGACCACCAAACGAAGCTATAAGCCCGCTCTCTCCACTTTTGAAGCGCTAACTTTAATGAAAGATAAAATGTTGGCGGAACTAGACGTTAAGGTGTTGACCTATTTTATCAGAATGATGGGCAAAGGCTAA
- a CDS encoding biopolymer transporter ExbD, which yields MRLKRIDSINVLPFIDVMLVLLAIVLTTATFISQGAIKVALPEAKTTQAQSPAQGQKRVEIAIDENGDFFLDKEPLNFYALLMRLDSMDRADMIIVRADKESRFSQFIKLMDALKERKLENVSIATIKSE from the coding sequence ATGAGATTAAAACGGATCGACTCGATAAACGTTTTGCCCTTTATCGACGTTATGCTTGTGCTACTCGCAATCGTGCTAACGACGGCTACTTTTATCTCGCAAGGCGCGATCAAAGTGGCGCTGCCCGAAGCCAAAACGACGCAGGCGCAATCCCCCGCTCAAGGACAAAAGCGCGTAGAGATCGCGATCGACGAAAACGGCGATTTTTTTCTCGATAAAGAGCCGCTTAATTTTTACGCGCTGTTAATGCGGCTAGATAGTATGGATCGCGCCGATATGATTATTGTCCGCGCCGATAAAGAAAGTCGTTTCTCGCAGTTTATAAAACTAATGGACGCGCTAAAAGAGCGCAAACTAGAAAACGTCTCGATCGCTACGATAAAAAGCGAATAA
- the exbB gene encoding TonB-system energizer ExbB yields MDREIVEWIALGALGLMGFIALWAAIERVLFYRFVKVGDFVSRSRLEIELQKRLTIIAVIASNAPYVGLLGTVFGIMIAFIDIANNISNMDAASLMTGLALALKATAAGLLVAIPSSIAYNLLLGKAETLIAEWDDKNAIKTN; encoded by the coding sequence ATGGATAGAGAGATCGTAGAGTGGATCGCTTTAGGCGCGCTTGGCTTGATGGGATTTATCGCGTTATGGGCGGCGATCGAGCGCGTTTTGTTCTACCGATTTGTCAAAGTCGGCGATTTTGTCAGCCGATCGCGCCTTGAAATCGAGCTGCAAAAACGGCTGACGATTATCGCGGTGATCGCCTCTAACGCTCCGTATGTGGGGTTGCTTGGCACGGTGTTTGGCATTATGATCGCTTTTATCGACATCGCGAACAACATATCGAATATGGACGCCGCGTCGCTAATGACGGGTCTGGCGCTGGCGCTTAAAGCTACGGCGGCGGGTTTACTTGTGGCGATCCCGTCGTCGATCGCCTATAATCTGTTGCTTGGCAAAGCCGAAACGCTGATCGCCGAGTGGGACGACAAGAATGCGATCAAAACGAATTGA
- a CDS encoding M48 family metallopeptidase — MEFVLAILYVAYLSLDTVLTAAQIAFVKQARGAKPALLPVADWQKAADYEVACLRFSIGSNIFSTLILALWFLAGFSALDQAIAIDSATAKAAAFVASFLAIGAILNLPLEYYKTFAIDEKFGFNRSTKKLFFIDFVKGLVMLIVVASILSCAFAFIARSFAPPLNFSGVFYAFAAAITFIILVNLLFPYIARIFNKFEPIDDTPLGAKIKELLARAGFGANGVFRIDASKRDARLNAYFAGIGKTKRVALYDTLIEKLSESEILAVLGHELGHFKHKDIWKRLCAIGVEIWVICLFFYALLDFDLYSALNLPQGAHIAMALCVVFAAPIDFFFQPLINAISRRAEFAADAYGAALTDKTDLKNALVKLAVENRAFPRKLPIYALWRETHPGVLTRIERLTNG; from the coding sequence TTGGAATTTGTTCTGGCGATCCTTTACGTCGCTTATCTCTCTTTGGATACCGTTTTGACGGCGGCGCAGATCGCCTTTGTCAAGCAAGCGCGCGGCGCCAAGCCGGCGTTGCTGCCGGTCGCGGATTGGCAAAAAGCCGCCGATTACGAGGTCGCCTGCCTGCGTTTTTCGATTGGCTCGAATATCTTCTCGACGCTTATTTTGGCGCTCTGGTTTCTCGCGGGGTTTAGCGCCCTCGATCAAGCGATCGCGATAGACTCCGCGACGGCGAAGGCGGCGGCGTTTGTCGCGTCGTTTTTAGCGATCGGCGCGATCTTGAATCTGCCGCTGGAGTATTACAAGACCTTTGCGATCGACGAGAAGTTCGGATTCAACCGATCGACAAAAAAGCTCTTTTTTATCGACTTCGTTAAAGGTTTGGTTATGCTGATCGTCGTCGCCTCGATACTCTCTTGCGCGTTCGCGTTTATCGCGCGCTCGTTCGCGCCGCCGCTAAATTTTAGCGGCGTTTTCTACGCGTTTGCCGCCGCGATAACGTTTATAATACTCGTCAATCTCCTGTTTCCATATATCGCGCGGATATTCAATAAATTCGAGCCGATCGACGACACGCCGCTTGGCGCGAAAATCAAAGAGCTGCTCGCGCGGGCGGGTTTTGGCGCGAATGGCGTTTTCAGAATCGATGCCAGCAAACGCGACGCGAGGCTAAACGCCTATTTCGCTGGGATTGGCAAGACAAAGCGCGTCGCGCTGTATGATACGTTGATTGAAAAGTTAAGCGAAAGCGAGATTTTAGCGGTTTTGGGACACGAGTTAGGACACTTCAAACACAAAGACATTTGGAAACGCCTGTGCGCGATCGGCGTTGAAATATGGGTTATCTGCCTGTTTTTCTACGCGCTGCTTGACTTTGATCTCTACTCGGCGCTAAATCTGCCGCAAGGAGCGCATATCGCTATGGCTTTATGCGTTGTTTTTGCCGCGCCGATCGATTTTTTCTTTCAGCCGCTTATCAACGCGATTAGCCGCCGCGCCGAGTTTGCCGCCGACGCTTACGGCGCGGCGCTTACCGATAAAACCGATCTAAAAAACGCGCTTGTTAAACTCGCGGTCGAAAACAGAGCTTTTCCTAGAAAACTTCCGATCTACGCGCTGTGGCGCGAAACGCACCCGGGCGTTCTAACGCGAATCGAAAGGCTTACAAATGGATAG